A window of the Ardenticatenales bacterium genome harbors these coding sequences:
- a CDS encoding glycine--tRNA ligase subunit beta yields the protein MSEKLSFADIILRLLTYWKDQGCLVWQPYNIQVGAGTMNPATSLRVLGPEPWNVVYVEPSIRPDDGRFGDNPNRMQQHYQLQVILKPDPGNPQELYLKSLEAIGINPREHDIRFVEDNWESPALGAWGLGWEVWLDGQEITQFTYFQQAGGFDLDPVSVEITYGLDRICLALQNADSVWEMTYGAGVPYGEVLLQAEIEHCQYYFFGADVEALHEVYDTYEREAQRCLTAGLVAPAHDYNLKCSHLFNVLDTRGAIGVTERANYFRRMRTIARQVAEQYLQQREKLGHPLFQTPGWNQPPRVAETPPPPALTDADPRAFLLEIGGEELPAADLTSALNQLRQMVPELLDSLRLGYDRVEVHGTPRRLSVFVPNLAARQTDLETEAKGPPADRAFTPDGQPTAAAIGFARGKGVDVANLRVVTEGKRRYVVASVFEPGRPAPEVLAERLPDLIAGIKFERSMRWNHTNITYSRPLRWLVALYGTDVVPFVYAGISANRTSRGLRPYDSPPIPLAAAADYAQAMQQNGIIVDTNHRRETIWREAGALAAARGGHLRRDDALLAEVTNLVERPTPLLGSFEQKYLALPADALVAVMKKHQRYFPVYDDAGNLLPYFIAVRNGDNVHLDIVTDGNEHVIRARFADADFFYNNDIKRELADFLPDLDKLTFQFDLGSMRDKVRRLEKLTPALAAMLHLTPAETAIASRAAVLSKADLATSLVVEMTSLQGLMGGHYARRSGESADVAAAIAEQYEAVSRTRPGLALALADRLDSLVGLFAAGLAPKGSNDPFALRRAAIHIIENLIGNQIRFDLRPALAQAAALLPVAADWPVQREVLDFITGRLEVVLREKGISTHVVKAVLAEQAFDPFAAGETARALDAAIQQPGWSDLLDAFARCVRITRGHDQVYALRPDAFALADEQQLLAAYRQASDRMDGSLPAFLDALRQMQPAITRFFDNVLVMDEDQAVRENRLALLQAIARLPRGLADLSELEGF from the coding sequence ATGAGTGAAAAGCTGAGTTTCGCCGACATTATCCTGCGTTTATTGACCTACTGGAAAGACCAGGGCTGCCTCGTATGGCAGCCATACAACATCCAGGTTGGCGCGGGCACAATGAACCCGGCCACATCGCTGCGCGTGTTGGGGCCGGAGCCGTGGAACGTCGTCTATGTCGAACCCAGCATTCGCCCCGATGACGGGCGCTTTGGCGACAACCCCAACCGAATGCAGCAACATTACCAGCTTCAGGTCATCCTCAAGCCCGACCCAGGAAACCCGCAAGAGCTGTACCTCAAGAGCCTGGAAGCAATCGGCATCAACCCCCGCGAACACGACATCCGCTTCGTGGAAGATAACTGGGAAAGCCCGGCACTCGGCGCGTGGGGACTGGGTTGGGAAGTCTGGCTGGACGGCCAGGAGATCACGCAGTTTACCTACTTCCAGCAGGCGGGCGGCTTTGACCTGGACCCCGTTTCCGTGGAGATCACCTATGGCCTCGACCGCATCTGCCTGGCCCTGCAAAACGCGGATAGCGTGTGGGAGATGACGTATGGCGCGGGCGTGCCCTATGGCGAAGTGCTGCTGCAAGCGGAGATTGAACACTGCCAGTATTACTTCTTTGGTGCGGACGTGGAGGCGCTGCACGAAGTCTACGACACCTACGAGCGGGAAGCCCAACGCTGCCTCACGGCCGGCCTGGTGGCGCCCGCGCATGATTACAATTTGAAGTGTTCCCATCTGTTCAATGTGCTGGACACACGCGGGGCGATTGGGGTGACGGAGCGGGCGAACTATTTCCGGCGTATGCGTACGATTGCGCGGCAGGTGGCGGAGCAGTATTTGCAGCAGCGCGAGAAACTGGGGCATCCTCTTTTCCAGACGCCCGGCTGGAACCAGCCGCCGCGCGTGGCGGAAACGCCGCCGCCGCCCGCGCTCACGGACGCCGACCCGCGTGCTTTTCTGCTGGAAATTGGCGGCGAAGAACTCCCCGCCGCCGACCTGACCTCCGCGCTCAATCAACTGCGGCAGATGGTTCCCGAACTCCTCGACAGTTTGCGCCTCGGCTATGATCGCGTGGAGGTCCACGGCACGCCCCGCCGTCTGTCTGTGTTTGTGCCTAACCTGGCGGCGCGCCAGACTGACCTGGAAACGGAGGCGAAAGGCCCGCCCGCCGACCGCGCATTTACGCCGGATGGGCAACCAACGGCGGCGGCTATCGGTTTCGCGCGTGGCAAGGGCGTGGATGTGGCGAATTTGCGCGTGGTCACGGAAGGGAAGCGCCGCTACGTGGTGGCCTCTGTGTTTGAGCCGGGGCGTCCCGCGCCGGAGGTGCTGGCGGAGCGGCTGCCGGACCTGATTGCCGGCATTAAATTCGAGCGTTCGATGCGGTGGAATCATACCAACATCACCTACAGCCGCCCGCTGCGCTGGCTGGTGGCATTGTATGGGACGGACGTGGTGCCTTTTGTGTATGCCGGCATTTCCGCCAACCGCACCAGCCGCGGCCTTCGCCCCTACGACTCCCCCCCCATCCCCCTCGCCGCCGCCGCCGACTACGCCCAGGCCATGCAACAAAACGGCATCATCGTGGACACGAACCACCGCCGAGAAACCATCTGGCGCGAAGCCGGCGCCCTCGCCGCCGCCCGTGGCGGTCATCTGCGCCGCGACGACGCCCTCCTCGCCGAAGTCACCAATCTCGTTGAGCGCCCCACGCCCCTGCTGGGCAGCTTCGAGCAGAAGTACCTGGCCCTGCCCGCCGACGCCCTCGTCGCCGTCATGAAAAAGCACCAACGCTACTTCCCTGTTTACGATGATGCCGGCAATCTACTCCCCTACTTCATCGCCGTGCGCAACGGGGACAACGTGCATCTGGACATCGTCACCGACGGCAACGAACACGTCATCCGCGCCCGCTTCGCCGACGCCGACTTCTTCTACAACAACGACATCAAGCGCGAACTGGCCGACTTCCTCCCCGACCTGGACAAACTCACCTTCCAGTTTGACCTCGGCTCCATGCGCGACAAGGTGCGCCGTCTGGAAAAACTGACGCCCGCCCTCGCCGCCATGCTGCACCTGACGCCGGCGGAAACCGCCATTGCCAGCCGCGCCGCCGTCCTCAGCAAGGCCGACCTGGCCACCAGCCTCGTGGTTGAAATGACCTCCCTGCAAGGGCTGATGGGCGGGCACTACGCGCGGCGCAGCGGCGAAAGCGCGGACGTCGCCGCGGCCATTGCCGAGCAGTACGAGGCGGTCAGCCGCACGCGGCCCGGCCTGGCGCTGGCCCTGGCGGACCGCCTGGACAGCCTTGTGGGACTGTTTGCCGCCGGACTGGCCCCCAAAGGCTCCAATGACCCCTTTGCCTTGCGCCGCGCCGCCATTCACATCATCGAGAACCTGATCGGCAACCAGATTCGCTTCGATTTGCGCCCGGCGCTGGCGCAGGCGGCGGCGTTGTTGCCCGTGGCCGCCGACTGGCCGGTGCAGCGGGAAGTGCTGGACTTCATCACGGGGCGGCTGGAAGTGGTGCTGCGGGAGAAGGGCATTAGCACGCATGTGGTGAAGGCGGTGCTGGCGGAGCAGGCGTTTGATCCCTTTGCCGCCGGCGAAACGGCGCGGGCGCTGGATGCGGCTATTCAGCAGCCGGGCTGGAGCGATTTGCTGGACGCCTTCGCCCGCTGCGTGCGCATCACGCGCGGCCACGACCAGGTGTATGCGCTGCGCCCCGATGCTTTCGCGCTGGCGGATGAGCAGCAGCTTTTGGCCGCTTATCGGCAGGCGAGCGACAGGATGGATGGGTCGCTGCCGGCATTTCTTGACGCGCTACGCCAGATGCAGCCGGCCATCACCCGCTTCTTTGATAACGTGCTGGTGATGGACGAGGATCAGGCGGTGCGCGAGAATCGGCTGGCGCTGCTGCAAGCGATTGCCCGCCTGCCGCGCGGCCTCGCGGACTTGTCGGAGTTGGAGGGGTTCTAA